The following proteins are co-located in the Vigna unguiculata cultivar IT97K-499-35 chromosome 9, ASM411807v1, whole genome shotgun sequence genome:
- the LOC114164313 gene encoding queuine tRNA-ribosyltransferase catalytic subunit 1-like isoform X2 yields MALNCNSVILGNLPLFFSQVLGRFNRARAARLTLPHHVCQTPLFMPVGTQGTIKGLTNSQLEDIGCQIILGNTYHLALRPTSELLDEVGGLHNFMNWQRGLLTDSGGFQMVSLLHLADITEKGVTFQSPVDGKPMLLTPEESIQIQNRIGADIIMALDDVVKTTITGPRVEEAMYRTLRWIDRCIAAHKRPHDQNLFGIVQGGLDPILRDICAKGLVDRNLPGYAIGGLSGGEDKNSFWRVVAQCTAALPEDKPRYVMGVGYPLDIVVCSALGADMYDCVYPTRTARFGTALIPEGVLKLKHKAMAEDTRPIDPTCPCMVCKNYTRAYIHCLVTKDAMGSQLLSYHNLYYMLQLSRNLHSSIVEGRFPEFVCDFLHKMFPKGDVPEWVCDAMEVAGIDISSCCAPFSSCEEYVSKSMPKEVILAG; encoded by the exons ATGGCTTTAAATTGTAATTCAGTTATTCTTGGAaatcttcctctctttttttctcagGTTCTTGGCAGATTCAACCGTGCTCGCGCTGCTCGGTTGACACTCCCTCATCATGTGTGCCAAACTCCTTTGTTTATGCCTGTGGGCACACAAG GAACAATAAAGGGATTGACAAATAGTCAGCTTGAGGATATAGGTTGCCAAATAATACTTGGAAATACTTATCATTTGGCCCTTCGACCTACTTCTGAGCTTCTTGATGAAGTTGGTGGCCTTcataattttatgaattggCAACGGGGTCTGCTTACAGATTCTGGTGGCTTTCAAATG GTTTCGCTGTTGCATCTCGCTGACATCACAGAAAAAGGTGTGACATTTCAg TCACCGGTTGATGGAAAGCCAATGCTTCTAACACCTGAGGAATCAATTCAAATCCAA AACAGAATTGGAGCAGACATCATTATGGCTCTTGATGATGTTGTAAAGACCACCATTACCGGTCCACGAGTTGAGGAAGCTATGTATCGAACACTTAGATGGATAGATAGATGTATAGCAG CTCACAAAAGACCTCATGATCAAAATTTATTCGGTATTGTTCAAGGTGGTTTAGATCCTATATTGAG GGATATCTGTGCTAAAGGTCTGGTGGATCGCAATTTGCCTGG CTATGCTATTGGTGGTCTTTCAGGCGGTGAagataaaaattcattttgGCGAGTTGTTGCTCAGTGCACTGCTGCTTTGCCAGAGGATAAACCACGATATGTTATG GGAGTTGGTTATCCTCTTGATATTGTTGTTTGTAGTGCTTTGGGTGCTGATATGTATGACTGCGTGTATCCCACCCGTACAGCACGCTTTGGCACTGCTCTCATTCCTGAG GgagtattaaaattaaaacacaaaGCAATGGCCGAAGACACCCGTCCAATTGATCCCACTTGCCCTTGTATG GTTTGCAAGAACTATACCAGGGCTTACATCCATTGCCTTGTGACAAAAGATGCAATGGGATCTCAACTTTTGTCGTATCATAATTTATACTACATGCTGCAG CTCAGTAGGAATCTACACTCTTCAATAGTTGAAGGAAGGTTCCCAGA gtttgTATGTGACTTTCTACACAAAATG TTTCCCAAAGGTGATGTTCCTGAATGGGTCTGCGATGCTATGGAGGTGGCTGGAATCGACATTTCTTCCTGCTGTGCTCCATTTTCATCATGCGAAGAATATGTTTCTAAAAGCATGCCCAAAGAAGTTATTTTAGCAGGGTAA
- the LOC114164313 gene encoding queuine tRNA-ribosyltransferase catalytic subunit 1-like isoform X1 encodes MFRGTSLQAPITWCLCFKPKPKPKTNTTNMLPPLHSGTRSRQGYSTTVTNAMALVFEVLGRFNRARAARLTLPHHVCQTPLFMPVGTQGTIKGLTNSQLEDIGCQIILGNTYHLALRPTSELLDEVGGLHNFMNWQRGLLTDSGGFQMVSLLHLADITEKGVTFQSPVDGKPMLLTPEESIQIQNRIGADIIMALDDVVKTTITGPRVEEAMYRTLRWIDRCIAAHKRPHDQNLFGIVQGGLDPILRDICAKGLVDRNLPGYAIGGLSGGEDKNSFWRVVAQCTAALPEDKPRYVMGVGYPLDIVVCSALGADMYDCVYPTRTARFGTALIPEGVLKLKHKAMAEDTRPIDPTCPCMVCKNYTRAYIHCLVTKDAMGSQLLSYHNLYYMLQLSRNLHSSIVEGRFPEFVCDFLHKMFPKGDVPEWVCDAMEVAGIDISSCCAPFSSCEEYVSKSMPKEVILAG; translated from the exons ATGTTTCGAGGGACGAGCCTTCAGGCTCCCATCACTTGGTGTTTGTGTttcaaaccaaaaccaaaaccaaaaacaaacaCTACAAATATGCTGCCACCGCTACACTCTGGCACTCGCAGCCGCCAAG GATATTCTACAACCGTCACAAACGCGATGGCGCTTGTTTTTGAG GTTCTTGGCAGATTCAACCGTGCTCGCGCTGCTCGGTTGACACTCCCTCATCATGTGTGCCAAACTCCTTTGTTTATGCCTGTGGGCACACAAG GAACAATAAAGGGATTGACAAATAGTCAGCTTGAGGATATAGGTTGCCAAATAATACTTGGAAATACTTATCATTTGGCCCTTCGACCTACTTCTGAGCTTCTTGATGAAGTTGGTGGCCTTcataattttatgaattggCAACGGGGTCTGCTTACAGATTCTGGTGGCTTTCAAATG GTTTCGCTGTTGCATCTCGCTGACATCACAGAAAAAGGTGTGACATTTCAg TCACCGGTTGATGGAAAGCCAATGCTTCTAACACCTGAGGAATCAATTCAAATCCAA AACAGAATTGGAGCAGACATCATTATGGCTCTTGATGATGTTGTAAAGACCACCATTACCGGTCCACGAGTTGAGGAAGCTATGTATCGAACACTTAGATGGATAGATAGATGTATAGCAG CTCACAAAAGACCTCATGATCAAAATTTATTCGGTATTGTTCAAGGTGGTTTAGATCCTATATTGAG GGATATCTGTGCTAAAGGTCTGGTGGATCGCAATTTGCCTGG CTATGCTATTGGTGGTCTTTCAGGCGGTGAagataaaaattcattttgGCGAGTTGTTGCTCAGTGCACTGCTGCTTTGCCAGAGGATAAACCACGATATGTTATG GGAGTTGGTTATCCTCTTGATATTGTTGTTTGTAGTGCTTTGGGTGCTGATATGTATGACTGCGTGTATCCCACCCGTACAGCACGCTTTGGCACTGCTCTCATTCCTGAG GgagtattaaaattaaaacacaaaGCAATGGCCGAAGACACCCGTCCAATTGATCCCACTTGCCCTTGTATG GTTTGCAAGAACTATACCAGGGCTTACATCCATTGCCTTGTGACAAAAGATGCAATGGGATCTCAACTTTTGTCGTATCATAATTTATACTACATGCTGCAG CTCAGTAGGAATCTACACTCTTCAATAGTTGAAGGAAGGTTCCCAGA gtttgTATGTGACTTTCTACACAAAATG TTTCCCAAAGGTGATGTTCCTGAATGGGTCTGCGATGCTATGGAGGTGGCTGGAATCGACATTTCTTCCTGCTGTGCTCCATTTTCATCATGCGAAGAATATGTTTCTAAAAGCATGCCCAAAGAAGTTATTTTAGCAGGGTAA
- the LOC114164313 gene encoding queuine tRNA-ribosyltransferase catalytic subunit 1-like isoform X3, which yields MALVFEVLGRFNRARAARLTLPHHVCQTPLFMPVGTQGTIKGLTNSQLEDIGCQIILGNTYHLALRPTSELLDEVGGLHNFMNWQRGLLTDSGGFQMVSLLHLADITEKGVTFQSPVDGKPMLLTPEESIQIQNRIGADIIMALDDVVKTTITGPRVEEAMYRTLRWIDRCIAAHKRPHDQNLFGIVQGGLDPILRDICAKGLVDRNLPGYAIGGLSGGEDKNSFWRVVAQCTAALPEDKPRYVMGVGYPLDIVVCSALGADMYDCVYPTRTARFGTALIPEGVLKLKHKAMAEDTRPIDPTCPCMVCKNYTRAYIHCLVTKDAMGSQLLSYHNLYYMLQLSRNLHSSIVEGRFPEFVCDFLHKMFPKGDVPEWVCDAMEVAGIDISSCCAPFSSCEEYVSKSMPKEVILAG from the exons ATGGCGCTTGTTTTTGAG GTTCTTGGCAGATTCAACCGTGCTCGCGCTGCTCGGTTGACACTCCCTCATCATGTGTGCCAAACTCCTTTGTTTATGCCTGTGGGCACACAAG GAACAATAAAGGGATTGACAAATAGTCAGCTTGAGGATATAGGTTGCCAAATAATACTTGGAAATACTTATCATTTGGCCCTTCGACCTACTTCTGAGCTTCTTGATGAAGTTGGTGGCCTTcataattttatgaattggCAACGGGGTCTGCTTACAGATTCTGGTGGCTTTCAAATG GTTTCGCTGTTGCATCTCGCTGACATCACAGAAAAAGGTGTGACATTTCAg TCACCGGTTGATGGAAAGCCAATGCTTCTAACACCTGAGGAATCAATTCAAATCCAA AACAGAATTGGAGCAGACATCATTATGGCTCTTGATGATGTTGTAAAGACCACCATTACCGGTCCACGAGTTGAGGAAGCTATGTATCGAACACTTAGATGGATAGATAGATGTATAGCAG CTCACAAAAGACCTCATGATCAAAATTTATTCGGTATTGTTCAAGGTGGTTTAGATCCTATATTGAG GGATATCTGTGCTAAAGGTCTGGTGGATCGCAATTTGCCTGG CTATGCTATTGGTGGTCTTTCAGGCGGTGAagataaaaattcattttgGCGAGTTGTTGCTCAGTGCACTGCTGCTTTGCCAGAGGATAAACCACGATATGTTATG GGAGTTGGTTATCCTCTTGATATTGTTGTTTGTAGTGCTTTGGGTGCTGATATGTATGACTGCGTGTATCCCACCCGTACAGCACGCTTTGGCACTGCTCTCATTCCTGAG GgagtattaaaattaaaacacaaaGCAATGGCCGAAGACACCCGTCCAATTGATCCCACTTGCCCTTGTATG GTTTGCAAGAACTATACCAGGGCTTACATCCATTGCCTTGTGACAAAAGATGCAATGGGATCTCAACTTTTGTCGTATCATAATTTATACTACATGCTGCAG CTCAGTAGGAATCTACACTCTTCAATAGTTGAAGGAAGGTTCCCAGA gtttgTATGTGACTTTCTACACAAAATG TTTCCCAAAGGTGATGTTCCTGAATGGGTCTGCGATGCTATGGAGGTGGCTGGAATCGACATTTCTTCCTGCTGTGCTCCATTTTCATCATGCGAAGAATATGTTTCTAAAAGCATGCCCAAAGAAGTTATTTTAGCAGGGTAA
- the LOC114162476 gene encoding uncharacterized protein LOC114162476 → MATLPRPPPKDKDIIGRFMPHARCKKHPKHRQSPGVCSLCLRDKLSQLSSDSPSSSSSRKTNSISSSPSSSVSSSVSSYSSSCASPAALPFAFSNEPRTASIFLFTAKHAGFLKSKSMSVLSTRRRRRRNEDEGDDGENNKSGKKSGFWSKLLHPKSKRIEEMKGTKLVHTTSLIQTLA, encoded by the coding sequence ATGGCAACTCTTCCACGACCACCCCCCAAAGACAAGGACATCATTGGCAGGTTCATGCCCCACGCTCGTTGCAAGAAACACCCCAAACATCGTCAATCACCTGGCGTATGTTCTCTCTGTCTCAGAGACAAGCTTTCTCAACTTTCCTCCGACTCaccctcttcctcttcttcccgCAAAACAAACTCTATTTCTTCATCCCCTTCATCTTCCGTTTCTTCTTCCGTCTCTTCCTATTCCTCTTCTTGTGCCTCTCCCGCAGCCCTTCCTTTTGCTTTCTCCAATGAACCGAGAACCGCCTCCATCTTTCTCTTCACCGCCAAGCACGCCGGATTCCTCAAAAGCAAGTCAATGAGCGTTCTTTCCAccaggagaaggagaagaagaaacgAAGATGAAGGTGATGATGGTGAGAATAATAAGAGTGGGAAGAAAAGTGGGTTCTGGTCCAAGTTGCTTCATCCCAAAAGCAAGAGAATCGAAGAGATGAAAGGCACTAAGCTGGTTCATACTACGTCTCTAATACAAACACTGGCTTAG
- the LOC114162299 gene encoding 39S ribosomal protein L41-A, mitochondrial yields MPLGLIIGIGRAFRRKRTSSLDILSSKRAPRGYYKGKNCKPTGFHTRKGGYVLMQEKLPNYVVPDLTDFKLKPYVSQCPIEVKTSEASQPAK; encoded by the exons ATGCCTCTAGGGCTCATTATAGGAATAGGAAGGGCATTTCGAAGAAAGCGAACATCTTCACTTGACATTCTATCATCTAAACGTGCTCCTCGTGGTTATTACAAGGGCAAGAATTGCAAGCCTACTGGTTTCCACACCCGCAAAG GTGGGTATGTACTGATGCAAGAAAAATTGCCAAATTATGTAGTTCCTGATTTGACTGATTTCAAG ctCAAACCATATGTATCTCAGTGTCCTATTGAAGTTAAGACTTCTGAAGCTTCCCAACCGGCCAAATAA